A region from the Aegilops tauschii subsp. strangulata cultivar AL8/78 chromosome 5, Aet v6.0, whole genome shotgun sequence genome encodes:
- the LOC109774944 gene encoding uncharacterized protein has translation MPWLSETSAMVDGKFLASHPTAFAVTKLHTWMGAVLAVRNSATGAAVMEVETVEVGYRNLRALVLLDAASRRPLLTVEEVGTNRRRWQAIRGGGASRGNRVFVAIDRTGFFETGVLVDVFLEGNSTAHPDYVVHGSYFKGAMTVSRGGGGGEDVAQIGKEDGSKSSVLSGEHTYHVNIDPDVDQALVLALTVIVDQRHNYDFESSSCSCNHSSHHASRSTGSRSHH, from the coding sequence ATGCCCTGGCTGTCGGAGACGTCGGCGATGGTGGATGGGAAGTTCCTGGCGTCCCACCCGACGGCGTTCGCGGTGACCAAGCTACACACCTGGATGGGCGCCGTCTTGGCCGTGAGGAACTCCGCCACCGGCGCGGCCGTGATGGAGGTGGAGACCGTCGAGGTTGGCTACCGCAACCTACGCGCCCTCGTCTTGCTCGACGCGGCCTCGCGCCGCCCCCTGCTAACGGTGGAGGAGGTCGGCACGAACCGGCGGCGCTGGCAGGCGATCAGGGGCGGGGGCGCGAGCCGGGGCAACCGGGTGTTCGTCGCCATCGACAGGACGGGGTTTTTCGAGACGGGGGTCCTGGTCGACGTGTTCCTCGAGGGCAATTCCACCGCCCACCCGGACTACGTCGTCCACGGCAGCTACTTCAAAGGAGCGATGACCGtctcccgcggcggcggcggcggggaagatGTTGCGCAGATCGGCAAGGAGGACGGCAGCAAGTCGAGCGTGCTGAGCGGAGAGCACACGTACCATGTCAACATCGACCCGGACGTGGACCAGGCTCTCGTCCTCGCACTCACCGTGATTGTCGACCAGAGGCACAATTATGATTTTGAAAGCTCAAGCTGTTCTTGTAACCATTCGTCTCACCATGCAAGTAGATCGACAGGGAGCCGCAGTCATCATTAG
- the LOC109774929 gene encoding uncharacterized protein, which produces MAFADAAARRLLRGAGGGAAKGIAVGMSFGLDGMWQLIAGLFASVAHLLVLPFEVLGHWLQAAIAAVAHLVALPFEALSHLLQSAAAAVSFCFDSLVAALGSAAHALAVPFEALWHLLQSAAAGVSLFFSNLVAAFGSAAHALAVPFETLWQWLQAAPASISFGFHGLGQLIHGCFDSLVAALGSAAHALVVPFEAVWQWLQAAAAGVSSGFDGFWEHTQGIFADLPAALAGAAHNLVLSLESFWRWVQNAVGGICLDLDGFWPLVQRFVDTAASKAHELVPALEALWRWLKDAAAVALPYVLAIAAVVCVAALVWHCWQILCTAAVQVAKALVQVLCSCWGWLYGVAMLVGPCCGHVTMAAPGVAGGLLISRVAFETAPRLFFRISRSAGGAVATAVFSTPTIASAVAAPVAALFSG; this is translated from the coding sequence ATGGCCTTCGCTGACGCAGCAGCACGGAGGCTCCTGCGCGGCGCAGGCGGCGGTGCGGCCAAAGGAATCGCCGTCGGCATGAGCTTCGGCCTCGACGGCATGTGGCAGCTCATCGCCGGCCTGTTCGCGAGCGTGGCTCACCTGCTCGTCCTGCCGTTCGAGGTGCTCGGGCACTGGCTGCAGGCGGCCATCGCCGCCGTTGCCCACCTGGTCGCCCTGCCGTTCGAGGCGCTCTCGCACTTGCTgcagtccgccgccgccgccgtcagctTCTGCTTCGACAGCCTCGTCGCGGCGCTCGGGAGCGCGGCCCACGCTCTGGCAGTGCCGTTCGAGGCGCTCTGGCATCTGCTGCAGTCTGCCGCCGCCGGCGTCAGCTTATTCTTCAGCAACCTCGTCGCTGCGTTCGGCAGCGCAGCCCATGCTCTGGCAGTGCCATTCGAAACGCTCTGGCAGTGGCTCCAGGCCGCCCCCGCAAGCATCAGTTTCGGCTTCCACGGTCTGGGGCAGCTCATACACGGCTGCTTCGACAGCCTCGTCGCCGCGCTCGGGAGCGCGGCCCACGCTCTGGTGGTGCCGTTTGAAGCGGTCTGGCAGTGGCTCCAGGCCGCCGCCGCGGGCGTCAGTTCCGGCTTCGACGGCTTCTGGGAGCACACGCAGGGCATCTTCGCCGACCTCCCCGCCGCGCTCGCCGGCGCTGCCCACAACCTCGTCCTGTCGTTAGAGTCATTCTGGCGGTGGGTGCAGAACGCCGTCGGCGGCATCTGCCTCGATCTGGACGGCTTTTGGCCGCTCGTCCAGCGCTTCGTCGACACGGCCGCGAGCAAGGCCCACGAGCTCGTCCCGGCCTTGGAGGCGCTCTGGCGGTGGCTCAAGGACGCCGCTGCCGTCGCGCTCCCTTACGTGCTGGCCATCGCCGCGGTCGTTTGCGTCGCGGCCCTGGTCTGGCACTGCTGGCAGATCCTGTGCACCGCCGCCGTTCAGGTGGCGAAGGCGCTCGTCCAGGTCCTCTGCTCCTGCTGGGGCTGGTTGTATGGCGTTGCCATGCTGGTCGGGCCGTGCTGCGGCCACGTTACCATGGCCGCCCCGGGCGTTGCCGGCGGGCTGCTGATATCACGAGTTGCGTTCGAGACGGCCCCGCGGCTGTTCTTCCGGATCTCCCGCTCCGCTGGCGGCGCCGTGGCCACTGCTGTCTTCTCCACGCCCACCATCGCCTCGGCGGTCGCTGCGCCGGTCGCCGCCCTTTTCAGCGGCTGA